One stretch of Chryseobacterium sp. LJ668 DNA includes these proteins:
- a CDS encoding ACT domain-containing protein: MKNNANEIKFLKNRSIIKFEGEDFLGEIGIDGRVFKALTFARISVGVISQQAVENGLSILVHEDDSEKAVNCLIEEFAAERKSGKVSQIYSINNVSVIGFVADDLNKILSELARNNIFPLLLNQNSSEKRINIVVTSSQDEKSKNIIESEIFKKPKTVHLAIIGHGNVGKTLIEQVLHSSEEIKRRKNIHLKVVAVANSRKIAFNKKGFDDKWSDEVFASERSSGIDELINFSKENQLENLIVVDNTASVDFVKNYHALAENGFDVVSSNKIFNTLPIEEYRKLRYTLNKNNKRYLYETNVGAGLPLIDTIKLLHLSGENITRIKGVFSGTLSYVFNNFSLRDDKFSAIVNEALEKGFTEPDPREDLSGNDVARKLLILARELDLINEFNDISIQNLVPEALLSVSKREFLSRLDELDREYEKIKKNQEPDHVLRYVGDLHGDLQKEKGELDVKLISVPATSALGQLKGSDSIFEIYTESYGEHPIVIMGAGAGAKVTARGVFGDILRLSETK, from the coding sequence ATGAAAAATAATGCTAACGAAATAAAATTTTTAAAAAACAGATCAATCATCAAGTTTGAAGGAGAAGATTTCTTAGGCGAAATCGGTATTGATGGAAGAGTTTTTAAAGCACTTACCTTCGCAAGAATAAGTGTTGGAGTAATATCTCAACAAGCCGTGGAGAACGGGCTGTCAATTCTTGTACACGAAGATGATTCTGAAAAAGCGGTTAATTGTCTGATTGAAGAATTTGCTGCAGAAAGAAAATCAGGTAAGGTTTCACAGATTTACAGTATCAATAATGTTTCAGTCATTGGTTTTGTGGCAGATGATCTGAATAAAATACTTTCTGAACTGGCGAGAAACAATATTTTCCCGTTGCTTTTAAACCAAAATTCAAGCGAAAAACGCATTAATATTGTCGTTACTTCTTCTCAGGATGAAAAATCTAAAAATATTATTGAATCAGAAATTTTCAAAAAACCAAAAACGGTTCATTTAGCAATTATTGGCCACGGAAATGTAGGAAAAACGTTAATTGAGCAGGTTTTGCATTCTTCAGAAGAAATTAAAAGAAGAAAAAATATACATTTGAAAGTTGTTGCAGTTGCCAATTCCAGAAAAATTGCCTTTAACAAAAAAGGATTCGATGACAAATGGAGTGATGAGGTTTTTGCTTCGGAAAGATCGTCAGGCATTGACGAACTCATTAACTTTTCAAAAGAAAATCAGCTTGAAAATCTGATTGTTGTTGATAATACGGCAAGTGTAGATTTTGTCAAAAATTATCATGCTTTAGCAGAAAATGGGTTTGATGTAGTCTCATCCAATAAAATTTTTAACACACTTCCTATCGAAGAATACCGTAAACTACGTTATACTTTGAACAAAAATAACAAGCGATATCTGTATGAGACCAATGTTGGTGCGGGTTTACCATTAATTGACACTATTAAACTTTTACATCTTTCCGGAGAAAATATTACCAGGATTAAAGGGGTTTTCTCAGGAACTTTAAGCTATGTTTTTAATAATTTTTCTTTAAGAGACGATAAATTTTCAGCAATTGTTAACGAAGCTTTAGAAAAAGGATTTACCGAGCCGGATCCGAGAGAAGATTTGTCAGGAAATGATGTTGCTAGAAAATTGCTGATTTTAGCGAGAGAATTAGATTTAATTAATGAGTTTAACGATATCAGTATTCAAAATTTAGTTCCTGAAGCTTTACTTTCTGTTTCCAAGCGGGAATTCCTTTCACGACTTGATGAATTAGACAGAGAGTATGAAAAAATCAAGAAAAATCAGGAGCCGGATCATGTTTTAAGATATGTAGGTGATTTGCATGGCGATTTACAGAAAGAAAAAGGTGAACTGGATGTAAAATTAATTTCTGTTCCGGCAACTTCTGCTTTAGGACAGTTAAAAGGTTCAGACTCAATTTTTGAGATCTATACCGAAAGTTACGGTGAACATCCAATTGTCATCATGGGGGCGGGAGCGGGAGCGAAAGTAACTGCCCGTGGTGTTTTTGGGGATATTTTACGGTTGAGTGAAACAAAGTAA
- a CDS encoding fatty acid desaturase family protein, translating into MEKPIYQKNPDDAKMFNELRKRVNQRVEKLPRNRDVYIQIKAIFLPLVYFGLYVFALLNADQLWVYISGFVLMGISLVLIYLNLIHESAHNNIFKNKKLNSLVLQIFDFVGANSYIWKKRHIAAHHAYPNVDGWDTDIEQSGLLLIVPWIKAKGIQKYQHLFFFLVYPLYLFNWMFIRDFRDFFDNERVILKTQGKIPVSEKIKMICFKLFYFFYQIAVPVLFFKVSLSLALGAWFLQVIAASIFALFVLLPLHPLPDNAFPKLDEKNGLPFSWIRHQLEVTNDLKENNWFVRNVLGNFNFHVAHHLFPNYSYMYYNEITEEIEQFAKENNLGYKRFPIFTALGKHVDLLKQNANNAYFILEE; encoded by the coding sequence ATGGAAAAGCCAATTTACCAAAAAAATCCAGACGACGCCAAAATGTTTAATGAATTAAGAAAAAGAGTGAATCAGCGAGTAGAAAAACTTCCCAGAAACAGAGATGTTTACATCCAGATTAAAGCCATATTTTTGCCTTTGGTCTATTTCGGTTTGTATGTGTTTGCGCTTCTCAATGCAGATCAATTGTGGGTTTATATTTCGGGTTTTGTGTTGATGGGTATTTCGCTGGTTCTGATTTATTTAAATTTAATTCACGAGTCAGCTCACAACAATATTTTTAAAAATAAAAAATTGAATAGCCTTGTGCTGCAGATTTTCGATTTTGTGGGAGCCAATTCCTACATCTGGAAAAAAAGACACATCGCAGCGCACCACGCCTATCCTAATGTCGACGGCTGGGATACCGACATCGAGCAAAGCGGACTTTTACTCATCGTTCCATGGATCAAGGCTAAAGGAATTCAAAAATACCAGCATTTATTTTTCTTTTTAGTATATCCATTATATCTCTTCAACTGGATGTTCATCAGAGATTTCAGAGATTTTTTTGATAATGAAAGAGTGATTCTTAAGACACAGGGCAAAATTCCTGTTTCAGAAAAAATTAAGATGATTTGTTTTAAATTATTTTACTTTTTTTATCAGATCGCTGTGCCGGTTTTGTTTTTTAAAGTCTCACTAAGCTTGGCTTTGGGAGCCTGGTTTTTACAGGTCATTGCAGCAAGCATTTTTGCACTTTTTGTACTGTTACCACTACATCCGCTTCCTGACAATGCGTTTCCGAAGTTGGATGAAAAAAACGGACTTCCGTTCAGCTGGATTCGCCATCAACTGGAAGTAACCAATGATTTAAAAGAAAATAACTGGTTTGTGAGAAATGTGCTGGGAAATTTCAACTTTCATGTTGCCCATCACCTTTTTCCAAACTACAGCTATATGTATTATAACGAAATCACGGAAGAAATTGAGCAGTTTGCCAAAGAAAATAATTTGGGCTACAAACGATTTCCGATTTTTACCGCTTTAGGCAAACATGTCGATTTGCTGAAGCAAAATGCGAATAACGCATATTTTATTTTAGAAGAATAA
- a CDS encoding homocysteine S-methyltransferase family protein — translation MKNSEQLYKALSEKILILDGAMGTMLQRYKFEEEDYRGERFKDWEHPVKGNNDLLSLTQPHAIEEVHRKYLEAGADILETNTFSGTTIAMADYHMEDLVYELNYESAKIARKVCDDYTAKNPKKPRFVAGSIGPTNRTASLSPDVNDPGYRAITFEELRNAYKQQSEALLDGGSDILLVETIFDTLNAKAALFAIDEIQEERGIEIPIMVSGTITDASGRTLSGQTAEAFLISVSHLNLLSVGFNCALGANQLTPYLETLAHNSEFHISAYPNAGLPNAFGQYDESPDQMATQIREYVEKGLINIIGGCCGTTPEHIKAIADLVDKYEPRKVKDFV, via the coding sequence ATGAAAAATTCAGAACAACTATACAAAGCCCTTTCCGAGAAAATCCTGATTCTCGACGGAGCGATGGGAACCATGCTTCAGCGCTATAAATTTGAGGAAGAAGATTACCGTGGCGAGCGTTTCAAAGACTGGGAACATCCTGTAAAAGGAAACAATGATCTCCTTTCTTTGACACAGCCTCATGCGATCGAAGAAGTTCATAGGAAATACCTTGAAGCAGGAGCTGATATTCTGGAAACTAATACCTTTTCAGGAACAACCATCGCAATGGCAGATTATCACATGGAAGATTTGGTCTACGAACTGAATTACGAATCTGCAAAAATTGCCAGAAAAGTCTGTGATGACTATACAGCAAAGAATCCCAAAAAGCCAAGATTTGTCGCGGGATCAATTGGTCCGACAAACAGAACAGCGAGTTTAAGTCCAGATGTCAATGATCCAGGTTACCGTGCGATTACTTTTGAAGAATTGAGAAACGCTTACAAGCAACAGTCAGAAGCTTTGCTGGATGGTGGTTCAGACATTCTTTTGGTAGAAACAATTTTTGATACATTAAATGCAAAAGCGGCATTGTTTGCCATCGATGAAATTCAGGAAGAAAGAGGGATTGAAATTCCAATCATGGTTTCAGGAACAATTACCGATGCTTCAGGAAGAACATTGAGCGGACAAACCGCGGAAGCTTTTCTAATCTCAGTTTCTCATCTGAATTTATTGAGCGTAGGTTTCAACTGTGCTTTAGGGGCGAATCAGTTGACGCCTTATTTAGAAACACTAGCGCACAATTCAGAATTCCATATATCAGCTTATCCGAATGCAGGTCTTCCAAATGCTTTCGGGCAGTACGATGAATCTCCTGATCAGATGGCAACCCAAATCAGAGAATATGTAGAAAAAGGATTGATCAATATCATTGGAGGATGCTGTGGTACAACACCAGAACACATCAAAGCGATTGCAGATTTAGTTGATAAATATGAGCCAAGAAAAGTGAAGGATTTTGTATGA
- a CDS encoding alpha/beta fold hydrolase produces MKTELQHINFLYKTDSQKEYQIPLSYQLFGKELFSAPIILVNHALTGNSNVSGEKGWWKQLIGENQIIDTNKYTVLCFNIPGNGYDDFFIDEYSDFTPSDIANIFLKGLEILNIKNLYAIIGGSLGGGIGWGMLAKIPDLAELFIPIACDFKTHDWLHAQCLVQKFLLNDSDQPLEKARIHAMLCYRTPQSLNDRFQNNYNKEKQKLESEDWLVYHGKSLAERFSLKSYQLMNHLLMNINADEKDLSKIEARMHMISVDTDLFFPASEIRMSFNKLKTEKEDVFYHEIRSIHGHDAFLMEYEQLNYIIKNIL; encoded by the coding sequence TTGAAAACAGAACTGCAACATATTAATTTTTTGTACAAAACCGATTCTCAAAAGGAATATCAGATCCCGTTAAGCTATCAGCTTTTTGGGAAAGAACTGTTTTCAGCACCCATCATTTTAGTCAATCATGCCTTAACCGGAAATTCAAATGTTTCCGGAGAAAAAGGTTGGTGGAAGCAGTTGATTGGCGAAAATCAGATCATTGATACCAATAAATATACTGTTCTGTGCTTCAATATTCCCGGAAACGGATATGATGATTTTTTTATTGATGAGTATTCAGATTTCACCCCTTCAGATATTGCCAATATTTTTCTGAAAGGTCTTGAGATTTTAAATATTAAAAACTTATATGCCATTATCGGGGGTTCGCTTGGTGGTGGAATTGGTTGGGGAATGCTTGCTAAAATTCCAGATTTGGCCGAGCTCTTTATTCCGATTGCGTGTGATTTTAAAACTCACGATTGGCTTCATGCTCAATGTTTGGTTCAGAAATTTTTATTAAATGATTCTGATCAGCCATTAGAAAAAGCAAGAATTCATGCGATGTTGTGTTACAGAACGCCTCAATCTCTAAATGACAGATTTCAAAACAATTATAACAAGGAAAAGCAAAAATTAGAATCGGAAGATTGGTTGGTTTATCATGGCAAATCTTTAGCCGAAAGATTTAGTTTAAAATCTTACCAACTGATGAATCATTTGCTCATGAACATTAATGCTGACGAAAAAGATTTAAGCAAAATCGAAGCACGAATGCATATGATCTCTGTAGATACCGACTTATTTTTCCCGGCTTCTGAAATTCGAATGTCTTTTAATAAGCTGAAAACTGAGAAAGAAGATGTTTTCTATCACGAGATCAGATCAATTCATGGGCATGATGCCTTTCTAATGGAATATGAACAATTAAATTATATCATAAAAAATATTTTGTAG
- a CDS encoding DUF58 domain-containing protein — protein MKKLYINNRFFFALTGVGILYVFAFFFPFLMIFGHIFLLLVFLAAMVDYLLLFREKNGLLAQRILPEKLSNGDENQVKVDIKNKYSFKINAKVIDEIPFQFQKRDFLIEKQIESGKNTLFQYILEPKERGEYNFGALNIFASSPIGFVSKRFTFQKDAMLPAYPSFIHLRKYELMALQNEFLLGGIKKIRKLGHTMEFEQIKEYVPGDDVRTINWKATSKTNRIMVNQFQDEKSQRIFMLIDKGRTMKMPFQGLSLLDYSINATMALSHIILKKGDRAGMMTFSKKAENKVVADNKSGQLRKISESLYNIKTDFFESDFNRLYQDVKYSVNQRSLILLFTNFETLDALNRQMKYLRGIAKNHLLVVVFFKNSELQTLLHKNPESMQEIYDEVIAEKFEFEKKLIIQELRKFGIYSVYTLPENLNVEVINKYLEIKARGIL, from the coding sequence ATGAAGAAATTATATATCAACAATCGCTTTTTTTTCGCGCTCACAGGAGTGGGGATTCTATATGTTTTTGCATTTTTCTTTCCGTTTCTGATGATTTTCGGGCATATTTTTTTATTGTTGGTTTTCCTTGCCGCGATGGTTGATTATCTGCTTTTGTTTAGAGAAAAAAATGGCTTGTTAGCACAAAGAATTTTACCTGAAAAACTATCCAATGGCGACGAAAATCAGGTAAAAGTTGATATTAAAAATAAGTATAGTTTCAAAATCAATGCGAAAGTAATTGATGAAATACCATTTCAGTTTCAGAAGAGAGATTTTTTAATTGAAAAACAAATTGAATCTGGTAAAAACACTTTATTTCAATATATTTTGGAGCCGAAAGAAAGAGGGGAATACAATTTCGGAGCTTTAAATATTTTTGCTTCATCTCCTATAGGTTTTGTGTCTAAAAGATTTACTTTTCAGAAAGATGCCATGCTTCCGGCTTATCCGTCGTTTATTCATTTAAGAAAGTATGAATTGATGGCTTTGCAAAATGAATTTTTGCTCGGCGGAATCAAAAAAATCAGGAAACTCGGTCATACAATGGAGTTTGAGCAAATCAAAGAATATGTTCCCGGAGATGACGTAAGAACCATCAACTGGAAAGCAACTTCAAAAACAAACCGCATCATGGTCAACCAATTTCAGGATGAAAAATCACAGCGGATTTTTATGCTGATTGATAAAGGCAGAACGATGAAAATGCCTTTCCAAGGACTGAGTCTTCTCGATTATTCGATTAATGCAACTATGGCCTTATCACATATTATCCTGAAAAAAGGTGATCGTGCAGGGATGATGACTTTTTCTAAAAAAGCAGAAAATAAAGTTGTTGCTGATAACAAATCAGGACAGTTGAGAAAAATTTCAGAATCATTGTACAATATCAAAACAGATTTTTTTGAAAGTGATTTCAACAGGTTATATCAGGATGTGAAATATTCTGTAAACCAGAGAAGCCTTATTTTGCTTTTTACCAATTTCGAAACACTGGACGCCTTAAACCGTCAGATGAAATATCTTCGCGGTATTGCCAAAAACCATTTGCTGGTTGTCGTTTTCTTTAAAAATTCAGAATTACAGACTTTGCTTCACAAAAATCCGGAAAGTATGCAGGAAATTTATGACGAAGTGATTGCTGAAAAATTTGAATTTGAGAAAAAACTCATCATTCAGGAGTTAAGAAAATTTGGAATTTATTCTGTGTATACGCTTCCGGAAAATCTGAATGTGGAGGTGATTAATAAATATCTGGAGATCAAAGCAAGAGGGATTTTGTAA
- a CDS encoding OsmC family protein: protein MKITLNRLNDDFLFECTNSQGNSILLDNTSQPGAKGVSPMESVLMAVAGCSGIDVVSILKKQRQEITSFRAEVEGERVPVEDAKPFKSILVKFFLEGTIDPKKALKACELSFEKYCSVSKTLEPTVAIGFEIYVNTEKVGK, encoded by the coding sequence ATGAAAATAACTCTCAATAGACTTAACGACGATTTTTTATTTGAATGTACCAATTCACAAGGAAATTCAATTCTTTTAGATAACACTTCACAGCCCGGCGCAAAAGGCGTTTCTCCGATGGAAAGCGTATTGATGGCAGTAGCAGGATGCAGCGGAATCGACGTCGTTTCAATTTTAAAAAAGCAAAGACAGGAAATTACAAGTTTCAGAGCTGAAGTGGAAGGAGAAAGAGTTCCTGTAGAAGATGCCAAACCTTTTAAATCTATCCTCGTTAAATTCTTTTTAGAAGGAACAATCGACCCTAAAAAAGCTTTAAAGGCATGTGAGCTGTCCTTTGAAAAATACTGCTCGGTTTCAAAAACACTAGAACCTACTGTAGCAATTGGGTTTGAAATTTATGTAAACACAGAAAAAGTTGGAAAATAG
- a CDS encoding O-succinylhomoserine sulfhydrylase yields MENENFETLAIRTQTERTQFDEHSTPLYLTSSFVFEDAEDMRASFAEEKSKNLYSRFSNPNVTEFTDKIAKMEGAEAGYAFATGMAAIYSTFAALLNAGDHIISCQSVFGSTHTLFTKYFPKWNIETTYFKAEDSENVEQYIKPNTKILYLETPTNPAIEILDLEYFGQIARKNNLIFIVDNCFATPYLQQPIKYGADLVVHSATKLIDGQGRVLGGVAVGKEDLIREIYLFARNTGPAMSPFNAWVLSKSLETLAIRVERHCENALKVAEFLETHPNVELVKYPFLKSHPSYEIAKKQMKLGGNIVAFEIKGEIEGGRKFLDKIKMCSLSANLGDTRTIVTHPASTTHSKLSSEERNEVGITAGLVRCSVGLENVDDIIKDLKQALE; encoded by the coding sequence ATGGAAAACGAAAATTTCGAAACCCTCGCAATAAGAACTCAAACCGAAAGAACGCAGTTTGACGAGCATTCCACTCCTTTGTATCTTACTTCAAGCTTCGTTTTTGAAGATGCAGAAGACATGAGAGCGAGTTTTGCTGAAGAGAAATCCAAGAATTTGTACAGCCGGTTTTCAAACCCGAATGTTACAGAATTTACTGATAAAATAGCAAAAATGGAAGGCGCAGAAGCGGGTTATGCTTTTGCAACAGGAATGGCAGCCATCTATTCTACCTTTGCAGCTTTACTGAATGCAGGAGATCACATTATAAGCTGTCAGTCGGTTTTTGGATCTACACATACTTTGTTTACAAAATATTTCCCAAAATGGAATATTGAAACAACATATTTTAAAGCTGAAGATTCTGAAAATGTAGAGCAATACATTAAACCAAATACAAAAATCCTTTATCTCGAAACTCCGACAAATCCTGCGATAGAAATTCTAGATTTAGAATATTTTGGTCAGATTGCCAGAAAAAACAATCTGATTTTCATTGTAGATAACTGTTTCGCCACACCTTATTTACAACAGCCGATTAAATACGGAGCTGATTTGGTCGTCCATTCAGCTACAAAACTAATTGATGGGCAAGGTCGTGTTTTGGGTGGAGTAGCGGTCGGAAAAGAAGATTTGATTAGAGAAATTTATCTTTTCGCCAGAAATACAGGTCCGGCGATGTCACCATTCAACGCGTGGGTTTTATCCAAAAGCTTGGAAACTTTAGCAATCCGTGTCGAAAGACATTGCGAAAATGCGTTGAAAGTGGCAGAGTTTTTAGAAACACATCCTAATGTTGAACTTGTAAAATATCCATTTTTAAAATCACATCCGAGTTATGAGATTGCCAAAAAACAAATGAAATTGGGCGGAAACATTGTCGCTTTTGAGATCAAAGGCGAAATTGAAGGCGGAAGAAAATTTTTAGATAAAATAAAAATGTGTTCACTATCTGCAAATCTTGGAGATACAAGAACGATTGTCACCCATCCTGCATCTACAACGCATTCCAAACTATCTAGTGAGGAAAGAAACGAAGTAGGGATTACAGCAGGTTTGGTTCGTTGCTCCGTAGGTCTGGAAAATGTGGATGATATTATTAAAGATTTGAAGCAAGCGCTGGAGTAA
- a CDS encoding MGH1-like glycoside hydrolase domain-containing protein, whose product MSVEKQRLKDKNWLNWGPYVSNRQWGNVREDYSPNGDAWRFANHNNAESYAYRWGEEGIAGISDTKQLFCFALSFWNKNDERVKERFFGLSNPQGNHGEDIKEIFYYLDNTPTHSYMKLVYKYPINKFPYEDLVAENGRRTKKEPEYEIIDTGIFDKDEYFDIFIEYCKGNFDDILVRVTVCNRSNQDAPVVVIPTAWYRNNWKWGYNEYKGQLQDSHDGCININHDSIPLKKFYSKNKNAQRVFCDNETNNPKIHGTANVENAYYKDGINDFVVHQKNTINPEKKGSKASFIVENEVKAGQCEIFEFRLTSHEMDDPFYDFENIFSTRISEADEFYEEIQQDVPNEDERNVQRQAFAGLLWNKQFYHYNVGKWLKGDPNHEAPRDFENYVRNTEWEHLHNKDIISMPDKWEYPWYATWDLAFHCVPYAIIDGDFAKNQLLLLTKEWYMHPNGQMPAYEWNLSDVNPPVHAWSCFRVFKIDEKANGKPDLLFLEKVFQKLLLNFTWWVNRKDKNGKNIFGGGFLGLDNIGAFDRNMTLKDGEHLEQADGTSWMAMYALNMMRIAMELAQYYQVYEDMAIKFFEHYLYIAEAMENMGEDKEGLWNEEDGFFYDVLQLGDGESVTLRLRSIVGLIPMFAVEIIDHHLLDKMPNFRERMDWVLKNKPELANLVSHWDEEGSGRKHLMSILRKTRLKKVLTRMVDEKEFLSTYGIRAMSKVYEENPFVFTVHGNKNVVYYTPAESDSRMFGGNSNWRGPIWFPINFLIVESLQRFHFYYGNSLKIEFPTGSGEQKNLDEVATNISNRLCSIFLKDESGQRAFNGGNYKFNYDPNFKDYITFFEYFHGDNGRGVGASHQTGWTATVAKLMKPRLA is encoded by the coding sequence ATGAGTGTTGAAAAACAGAGACTAAAAGATAAAAACTGGTTAAACTGGGGACCTTATGTCAGCAACAGACAATGGGGAAATGTGCGTGAAGATTACAGTCCCAACGGTGATGCATGGCGGTTTGCGAATCACAATAATGCCGAAAGCTATGCCTACCGATGGGGCGAAGAAGGCATCGCCGGAATTTCAGACACCAAGCAACTCTTTTGCTTCGCACTTTCATTCTGGAATAAAAATGACGAAAGGGTAAAAGAACGATTTTTCGGATTAAGCAATCCTCAGGGAAATCATGGAGAGGATATTAAAGAAATTTTCTACTATTTAGATAATACACCGACACACAGCTACATGAAGCTGGTCTATAAATATCCCATCAACAAGTTTCCTTACGAAGATTTAGTCGCTGAAAACGGAAGACGAACCAAGAAAGAACCGGAGTATGAAATCATCGACACGGGAATCTTTGATAAGGACGAGTATTTTGATATTTTTATTGAATATTGTAAAGGAAATTTTGATGACATTTTGGTGCGGGTTACGGTTTGTAATCGCAGTAACCAAGATGCACCAGTTGTTGTAATACCAACCGCGTGGTATAGAAACAACTGGAAATGGGGGTATAATGAATACAAAGGTCAGCTGCAAGATTCTCATGACGGATGTATCAACATCAATCACGATAGTATTCCTTTGAAGAAATTTTATTCAAAAAACAAAAATGCACAACGCGTTTTTTGTGATAACGAAACCAATAATCCAAAAATTCATGGAACTGCAAATGTTGAAAATGCATATTATAAAGATGGAATTAATGATTTTGTAGTCCATCAGAAAAACACGATTAATCCGGAAAAAAAAGGTTCCAAAGCATCATTTATTGTTGAAAATGAGGTAAAAGCCGGGCAGTGTGAAATTTTCGAATTCAGATTGACATCCCATGAGATGGATGATCCTTTTTATGATTTTGAAAATATCTTCAGTACAAGAATTTCTGAAGCTGATGAATTTTATGAGGAAATTCAGCAGGATGTTCCGAACGAAGACGAAAGAAACGTACAGCGGCAGGCTTTTGCAGGCCTTCTCTGGAATAAGCAGTTTTATCACTATAATGTAGGAAAATGGCTGAAAGGCGACCCAAATCATGAAGCCCCAAGAGATTTTGAAAATTATGTGAGGAATACCGAATGGGAACATCTTCACAATAAAGATATCATTTCAATGCCCGATAAATGGGAGTATCCTTGGTATGCGACTTGGGATTTGGCATTTCACTGTGTTCCTTACGCAATTATTGACGGTGATTTTGCTAAAAACCAGCTTCTTCTTTTGACTAAAGAATGGTACATGCATCCTAACGGACAAATGCCCGCTTACGAATGGAATTTAAGTGATGTAAATCCACCTGTTCATGCATGGTCTTGTTTCCGAGTATTTAAAATAGATGAAAAAGCAAATGGTAAACCTGACCTTTTATTTTTAGAAAAAGTTTTCCAGAAACTACTTTTAAATTTTACCTGGTGGGTCAACCGAAAAGATAAAAACGGTAAGAATATTTTTGGCGGTGGATTTTTAGGACTCGATAACATCGGAGCTTTCGATCGGAATATGACTCTTAAAGATGGTGAACATCTTGAGCAGGCAGACGGTACAAGCTGGATGGCAATGTATGCCCTGAATATGATGCGTATTGCGATGGAGCTGGCTCAATATTACCAGGTTTACGAAGATATGGCCATCAAATTCTTTGAACATTATCTCTACATCGCCGAGGCTATGGAAAATATGGGTGAAGACAAAGAAGGTCTCTGGAATGAAGAGGACGGGTTTTTCTATGATGTTCTTCAGCTTGGAGACGGAGAAAGTGTAACCTTAAGACTAAGAAGTATTGTAGGATTGATTCCGATGTTTGCAGTAGAGATTATTGATCATCATCTTTTGGATAAAATGCCCAATTTCCGTGAAAGGATGGATTGGGTTTTGAAAAATAAACCTGAACTTGCCAATCTTGTATCTCATTGGGACGAAGAAGGCAGCGGTAGAAAGCATTTGATGAGCATCCTCCGTAAGACAAGACTTAAGAAAGTTTTGACAAGAATGGTTGACGAAAAAGAATTTTTAAGCACATACGGTATTCGTGCGATGTCAAAAGTGTATGAAGAAAACCCTTTTGTTTTCACCGTTCATGGCAATAAAAATGTAGTGTATTACACTCCGGCAGAAAGTGACAGCCGAATGTTTGGCGGAAACAGCAATTGGAGAGGTCCGATTTGGTTTCCGATTAACTTTTTAATTGTAGAAAGTCTCCAGCGTTTTCATTTTTATTATGGAAACAGCCTGAAAATTGAGTTTCCGACAGGAAGCGGTGAGCAGAAAAATCTGGATGAAGTTGCTACCAATATCAGCAACAGACTTTGCTCTATATTTTTGAAAGATGAAAGCGGACAACGTGCTTTCAATGGGGGAAATTATAAATTTAACTATGATCCGAATTTCAAAGATTATATTACTTTCTTTGAATATTTTCACGGAGACAACGGCCGCGGTGTAGGTGCATCACACCAGACAGGATGGACGGCTACGGTTGCAAAACTGATGAAGCCAAGACTGGCTTAA